AGTTCGAACAACACGCCACCCGGCTCGCGAAAATAGATCGAGTGAAAGTATTGGCGATCCATCACCGGGGTGACGTCGAGGCCCGCGTGGGTGAGGCGTTCCCGCCACGCGAGCTGTTCCGCGTCATCGGCACAACGAAAGGCGATGTGATGAACGCGGCCGACCGCGATCCGACCGGCGCGCAGCTCGGGGGCGCAGCTGACGTCGACGACCGCGCCCGGTGTCGCGG
The window above is part of the Candidatus Eisenbacteria bacterium genome. Proteins encoded here:
- a CDS encoding ring-cleaving dioxygenase; the encoded protein is ATPGAVVDVSCAPELRAGRIAVGRVHHIAFRCADDAEQLAWRERLTHAGLDVTPVMDRQYFHSIYFREPGGVLFELATDAPGFATDEAADRLGASLRLPAWLETRRARIEAALPPLRLPPIASS